TAAAAAATCAATGGATGAGAACAGATTTAACCAAGCATATATGATGCATGCTACAACTTCTCCTCTATATGCTATTGCTGTTTCAAATGATATTGCTGCTGCTATGATGGATGGAGAATCTGGTATCTCTCTAATGGAAGAGGTAGTAGAGGAAGCTGTTGAGTTTCGTAAAGTTATTGGAAAACTTTATGCCGAATACACTAAAGAGAATGATTGGTTCTTTAAACCTTGGAATGCTGAATCATACAAAGAAAAACATTCAGGTAAAGTCGTTCCTTTCTATGAGGCTGATACTAAAACACTAGCTAACGATCAAGATTTTTGGATAATGCACCCAGAAGATTCTTGGCACGGATTTAAAAATCTTCCTGAAAATTGGTGTATGCTAGATCCAATAAAAGTAAGTATTTTAACTCCAGGAATGGGAGAAGATGGTGAATTACTAGATAAAGGTGTCCCTGCTGCTCTAGTTTCAGCTTTCCTAAATAAATATGGAATTGTACCTACTAGAACTACTGATTTCCAATTGATGTTCCTTTTCTCTATGGGAGTAACTAAAGGAAAATGGGGAACTCTTGTAAGTGTTCTATCAGAATTTAAAAGACTTTATGATAGAAATGCCCCTATAAGTAAAGTTTTACCTGATCTTGTAGACAGTCACAAGGAGATCTATGAAGATATGGGAATTAAAGATCTTGGAGATAAGATGTTTGAATACCTTAGAGAACATAATTTAGGCGAAGTTTTAAATAAAGCTTACTCTAGTCTACCTAAAATCGAAATAACTCCAAGAGAAGCTTATAACTCAATTGTTAGCAATGATGTAGAACTAGTTCCTGCAGACAAATTGGTAAATAGAATAGCTGCCAACTCAGTTATTCCTTATCCACCTGGAATACCTATGCTTATGTCAGGAGAAAACTTCGGTGATGAAAATAGCCCACAAATAAAATACCTAGAGGCACTATCACTTTGGGATAAAGCTTTCCCTGGATTTGAACATGATACAGAGGGAACTGAAGTTATAGATGGTATCTACCATGTGCTTTGTGTAAAAGAAAAATAAGGCAAGGGTCTGTTGCATTTTTAATAATTCTCACAAAAAGTGCTGAAAAGAATTTTTTCTTCTCAGCACTTATTTTATATTAAAATATATATACCTAAAAATAGAATCAAAATATTAATAACCAAATTAAAGTAATTAATATAATTCTCTTTCAAATTTAAAGAAATATTTATTTGTTTGACAACAATTGAGAATACACTTAAAGCAATAAATACCCCTGTAGACATACAAAACATCAAATAAAAGAAAGGGAGACTCCTATTTAAAGTATGACCCAAGAGAAGGACACTTAATACTCCTGAACAAGGAAAGAAAATTCCGATAACAAAATGAGAGCTTTGTAGAAACTTAATTCTATCTTCTAAAAATAGATTAAATAGTGACAACAGAATTAAAGTTATACCATATATATTTTTAGTTGCTATATCTAAAATTTGTAGTTGTGAAATGGCTTTGATAAAAAATATAGCAATAAAATAGCTAATTACACCTTGAATATATGCTATCAAAGCTGATAATATTATTAATTTAGAAGTTTTATATTTTAAACTAAGTTTGAATATATAAGTTTTTCCATGTCCCGGAGAAAATGAGTGAATAAAACCATAGCAAAATACAAAAAGCAGATAATATACTATATCTTTTTTTCTTAACGAAATTGCTATCTGTTTCATAATAGACAAATTTATTTTTTGTAATCCCAAATATATATTTTTATGAAATACAATAGCCAGAAAAAATGTTAAAATTAACGCTAAATAATATATTTTTTTATTTTTCATTCACAATTACCTCAAATTCTTTAGGATAAACCATATCATAGTAATATGCTTTCTTTTTATTTTCTTTAAAATCTGTTACAAAGTTTAAATTACTATTATTTTCTATTTTAAAAGAGTTTTCATCATAGTCATAATCATAAAAATACTCCCTGTCATAGATAGTAATCAATAATCTATCATCCTTTTTTAATTCTATTGGAAAGTTAAAGGTAATATTTAAAATTATATTATCACTGCTAGAATCAATCTCTTTTTTTATAACACTTTTCTCCAATATTTTTCCATTGTAACTAATCTTCAAATCATTAAAAATATTTTTATATAGCTCTTCACTCCCATTATTTTCTTTTACCAACAGAGTATTCATTTCATCTAATATCAATTCCAAGTCAACTACTACTTCTTTTGTATTCAATTTTAAATTAAAAGAGCCTTCAAAAAATACATGTGGATGTGCAGATAAAAATGTTGATACAAATATAAAATAAAGTATAATCAGTAATTTTTTCATAAATTTTAAATCACTCTCCTCTTAAATTAAAAGGATTGATTCCTAAAATATAGAAATCAATCCCCTTATCATAATTTTCAAATATTATTTCAACTCTTATGCTTTTTTTGTTCTCAATGGAATATTTGCTACCAATGTTGTTCTTCTTGTATTTTCTGGATTTTCAGCAATATCTATATTAAGAGCATCTCTATCTATATCTACATATTTAGATATAACAGCAATTATATCATCTTTCATCTGCTCTAGCATTCCAGATGAAAGCATAGCTCTATCATGTATAAGCACAAGCTTAAGTCTATCTTTAGCTACATTCTTTGATTTTTTTTCCTCTTTATTAAAAAAACTAAATATACTCATCTTGTCACCTACTTACTAAATACCATTTTTATTTTATCAAAAAAGCTTAACTTTATATCCAAATCTAAGAATGGAACTGACTGTCCCTCTATTCTTTCAACAATGTTCTTATATGCATGAGCTGCTAAAGACTCTCCTTTGTATACCAATGGTTCTCCTCTATTTGTAGATATTACTATATTTTCATCATCTGGTACAACTCCAATAAGTTCTATTGCTAAAATATCCAACATATCATCTACACTCAACATATTTCCAGCTTTGACCATATCCATTTTTATACGGTTCACTATCAACTTTGGACTTCTTATATCATTTGCCTCTAATAGTCCTATGATTCTATCAGCATCTCTTGTTGCAGATATCTCTGGAGTAGTTACTACTATCGCCTCGTCTGCAGCAGCTATTGCATTTTTAAATCCTTGCTCTATTCCAGCAGGGCAATCAATTAAGATATAATCAAAATCCTTTCTCAATCCCTCTATTAGCTTTTTCATCTGCTCTGGACTAACATCGTTCTTATCTCTAATTTGTGCAGCAGGTAATAGACAAAGATTTGAACATCTTTTATCCTTTATCAGTGCTTGAGCTATTCTACATCTATCCTCTACTACATCTACTAAGTCATAGACTATTCTATTTTCAAGTCCCATAACTACATCTAAATTTCTAAGTCCAATATCTGTATCTATTAAAAGTACCTTCTTCCCTTTTAATGCTAATCCTACTCCAATATTAGAAGTAGTTGTAGTTTTTCCCACTCCACCTTTTCCAGATGTTACAACTATTACCTTCGCCATTTTTTTCACTCCTAACTCTTAATCATTTAATAAACGAGTACTAAAATCCTCTATTCTTATCTCTTTACCACTTAGATACGCTATCTTAAACCCACCTTTTCTGTCTACTTTGTTAGTATCTAAGATTCTACTTTGCATAGGTTGAGCTACAGTATGCCCTATTACCAATTGAACTGGATTCATATGAGTTGCACCTACAAAGGCATCTCTATCTCCATCTTGTCCTGCATAGACAGTTCCGTTTAAAAATCCTAAAACAATAACATTTCCTTTAGCTCTTATTAATGCTCCTGGATTTACATCTCCTATAACTACTATATTTCCATCATACTCTAACTTGATTCCAGAACGTAAAGTTCCCCTATGAAATTTTGTAATTCCCTCTTCTGTTACAGATTTTACAAACTTTATCCGTTCAACTTCACCATCAGATTCAGAGAAAACATAGGTTATATTCAAATCACTATTCACCTTTATTAAATCTATTAGTACATTCTCCTCTAGTTCACTCAATTTTCTATTGGTAAATTCAATAGCAATCTGTCCTTTTCCTATGAAATTCCTTGCTTCTATTATCTTCTCTACAAGACTATCTCTGATTGTTAAAAAATCTACTTCATCATTTAGATAAATAGATAACCTATCCTTTTTTCCTTTTAAAATAACGTAATTGTTCATAAGTCCCACCTTTTTTCGTCCTTATAATGTGAGTATACCATATGTTCAAGATTTAATCAATACTACACCTTATTATTATTGTAAGAAATATGAAAAAATGTTATAATTTAAAATGAATTTTAAAAAAAGGAGCAATTATATGAGTAAAAATATTTTTAAAGGAAGTGTTGTCTTAAATCCTGTTCCTGTGGTAATGGTCACAAGTAGAAACAGTGAAGGTAAAGATAATGTATTTACTGTTGCTTGGACAGGAACTGTATGTACAAAACCACCTATGCTTTCAATCTCGATTAGACCTGAAAGATTATCCTACGATTATATAAAAGAGAGTATGGAGTTTACTATCAATCTGCCTACAAGAAGGCTAACTAGAGAAACAGACTTTTGTGGAGTTCGTTCTGGAAGAGTAGTTGATAAGATCAAAGAGATGAATTTTACTATGAAGGAGGGGAAAGAGGTAAATAGCCCATATATTGATGAGTGTCCTGTAAATATTGAATGTAAAGTAAAATCAATTATTCCTCTAGGAACTCACGATCTATTTTTAGCTGAAGTATTATGTTCACACATTGATGAAAAGCTTATTGATGAAAATGGAAAGATACATTTTGAATGGGCTAACTTAATAACATACTCTCATGGGGAGTATTTTCCTGTTCCTAAAACAGCAATTGGTAGCTTTGGATACTCAGTTGCTAAAAAAGCTACTATTGAGAAGAAAAAAAGTACAAACACTATAAAAAAGAAAAAAGATAAAACTAAAAAGAAAGGAAAGAGATAGATGTCAGATAGATTAAATGCTTTAGGGCAATATATTATTGAACAAACTAAGAAAAATTTTAATTTCAAACAGATTAAAAACGACCCCATTTAC
The nucleotide sequence above comes from Fusobacterium sp. SYSU M8D902. Encoded proteins:
- the minE gene encoding cell division topological specificity factor MinE produces the protein MSIFSFFNKEEKKSKNVAKDRLKLVLIHDRAMLSSGMLEQMKDDIIAVISKYVDIDRDALNIDIAENPENTRRTTLVANIPLRTKKA
- the minD gene encoding septum site-determining protein MinD, with the translated sequence MAKVIVVTSGKGGVGKTTTTSNIGVGLALKGKKVLLIDTDIGLRNLDVVMGLENRIVYDLVDVVEDRCRIAQALIKDKRCSNLCLLPAAQIRDKNDVSPEQMKKLIEGLRKDFDYILIDCPAGIEQGFKNAIAAADEAIVVTTPEISATRDADRIIGLLEANDIRSPKLIVNRIKMDMVKAGNMLSVDDMLDILAIELIGVVPDDENIVISTNRGEPLVYKGESLAAHAYKNIVERIEGQSVPFLDLDIKLSFFDKIKMVFSK
- a CDS encoding septum site-determining protein MinC, with the translated sequence MNNYVILKGKKDRLSIYLNDEVDFLTIRDSLVEKIIEARNFIGKGQIAIEFTNRKLSELEENVLIDLIKVNSDLNITYVFSESDGEVERIKFVKSVTEEGITKFHRGTLRSGIKLEYDGNIVVIGDVNPGALIRAKGNVIVLGFLNGTVYAGQDGDRDAFVGATHMNPVQLVIGHTVAQPMQSRILDTNKVDRKGGFKIAYLSGKEIRIEDFSTRLLND
- a CDS encoding flavin reductase family protein, with product MSKNIFKGSVVLNPVPVVMVTSRNSEGKDNVFTVAWTGTVCTKPPMLSISIRPERLSYDYIKESMEFTINLPTRRLTRETDFCGVRSGRVVDKIKEMNFTMKEGKEVNSPYIDECPVNIECKVKSIIPLGTHDLFLAEVLCSHIDEKLIDENGKIHFEWANLITYSHGEYFPVPKTAIGSFGYSVAKKATIEKKKSTNTIKKKKDKTKKKGKR
- a CDS encoding DUF1007 family protein: MKKLLIILYFIFVSTFLSAHPHVFFEGSFNLKLNTKEVVVDLELILDEMNTLLVKENNGSEELYKNIFNDLKISYNGKILEKSVIKKEIDSSSDNIILNITFNFPIELKKDDRLLITIYDREYFYDYDYDENSFKIENNSNLNFVTDFKENKKKAYYYDMVYPKEFEVIVNEK